The genomic interval TTTCGAACGGGTAAAGTTACGACTTTTTCGCCACATATCGGCCATTTCCCGCCGAAAAAATCCCCTGCGGCGGAGTTTTCCGCACGCACCGCGTAATAAGAATTGGAAGTCCGGCGTTAAATAGCTATATTTGCCGAGATAAACCCGTATCATATACTGTATATGACATTTTTCAAACGCTGGAACAACATCGTCGGATGGGCCGTCTTCGCCATCGCCGCGATGGTTTACCTTCTGACGATGGAACCCGTTTCGAGTCTCTGGGACTGCTCGGAGTTCATCGCCACCTCCTACAAACTCGAAGTGGGCCACCCGCCCGGAGCGCCGCTGTTCATGATGCTGGCGCGTCTGGCCACGCTCTTCGCCTTCGGCAACCCCGACTACGTGGGCATCGCCGTCAATACGATGAACTCCCTGGCCAGCGCCTTCTGCATCCTCTTCCTCTTCTGGACGATCACCCACCTGGCGCGGCGCATGATGACCCGCGGCGGCGCCCCCTCGCCCGCACAGACATGGGCCGCGCTGGGCGCCGGAGCCGTCGGCGCGCTGGCCTACACCTTCACCGACACCTTCTGGTTCTCGGCCATCGAGGGCGAGGTCTATGCCCTCTCGTCCATGTTCACGGCCCTCGTGGTCTGGCTCATGCTCAAATGGGAGGAGCAGGCCGACCAGCCCCACGCCTCGCGCTGGATCGTGCTGATCGCCTACCTGATGGGCCTCTCGATCGGCGTGCACATCCTCAACCTGCTGACCATCCCCACGCTGGCGTTCATCTACTACTTCCGCACGACCGACCGCGTGACGTGGCGCGGCGTCGCGTGGACGACGCTCGCGGCCGGGGCCGTGCTCGTGTTCATCAACAACATCATCATCCCCTACACGGTCTGGATCGGCGCGCAGATCGACACGCTGGCGGTCAATACGCTGGGGCTTCCGGTCAATTCGGGCATGGTGGTCTTCGCGCTGGCGCTCATCCTCGGACTGGGCTGGGCCTCGTGGAAGGCCCACCGCCGGGGGCGCGTCGTCCTGAACATCCTGCTGCTCTCGACGACGATGATCCTCGTGGGCTTCTCCTCCTACGCCTCGATGACCATCCGCGCCGCGGCCAACCCGCCGATGAACTCCAACAACCCGAACAATCCGCACGCGCTGCTGGCGGTGCTCAACCGCGACCAGTACGGCAGCCGCCCGCTGCTCTACGGCCCCTACTTCTCGGCGCCTCCCGAGGCGCTCGTGGAGAAGGAGGTCACCTACCTCGACGAGGACGGGCGCTACAAGACGGCGCGTATCCCCTCGCACTACACCCACGCCCCGGAATTCATGCACCTCTTCCCCCGCATGTGGGACGCTAACAAGGACGAACGGGAGTACAAACAGTGGGGCGCCTACCGCACCCGCACCGAGATCGCACGCGACGAAAACGGCGAGGCGGTCCGCGACGAGCAGGGGCGTCCGGTGCGGCAGGAGGTGCTCGACTTCGGCCGCAGGCGCACCTATACGGACTCCTACGGCGACACGCGCGCCGTGACCGAACCCACCTTCGGGGAGAACCTCCACTACTTCTTCAACTACCAGCTCTCGTACATGTACTGGCGCTACTTCCTCTGGAACTTCGTGGGGCGCCAGAGCGACATACAACCCACGCGCACGACGATCACCGACGGCAACTGGCTCTCGGGCATCAAATGGATCGACGAGAAGTACCTCGGACCGCAGGAGAACCTGCCGCGCGAGGTGGCCGGCAACAAGGGCCGCAACACCTACTACTTCCTGCCGTTCCTGCTGGGACTCGTCGGGCTGCTCTACCAGCTCAACCGCGACCCGCGCAACTTCTCGATCGTCATGTGGCTATTCATCATGACGGGTATCGCGCTAGTCTTCTACTTCAACACCTCGCCGGGCGAACCCCGCGAACGCGACTACGTCTATGCCGGCTCGTTCTACGCCTTCTCGATCTGGATCGGCTTCGGCGTGCTGGCCCTGCGCGAACTCTTCGCACGGCTGACCGGGCGCGACACGGCGGCGACCGTCGCCGCAACGGCCGTCTGCATGGCCGTGCCCGCGATTCTGGCGGCCCAGAACTGGGACGACCACGACCGGTCGGGCCGCTACATGGCGCGCGACATCGGCTGGAACTACCTCCAGTCCACGCTGCCCAACTCCATCATCATCAACTACGGCGACAACGACACCTTCCCGCTCTGGAACAATCAGGAGGTCTATGGCGTGCGTCCCGACGTGCGGATCATGAACACCTCCTATCTGGGCGGCGAATGGTACATCGACGAGATGAAGACCCGCGCCAACGACGCTCCGGGCGTGCCCTTCTCGCTGCCCAAGAGCAAATACACCCATACGAACGACTACATCCCGGTATATGACATCGTTGACCATCCGGTGGACATCCGCGAGGTGATCGACTTCGTGCGCAGCGAGGATCCGCGGAGCAAGACCGCGCTCTCCGACGGCACGCCGACCGATTACATTCCCTGCAAGCGCATCGCGCTGCCGGTGAACAAGGAGAACGCCATCGCCTCGGGCATCGTGGCCGAGAAGGACCGCGACCAGATGGTGGACACGGTTTACATCAACCTCAAGAAGAACGCGCTGGCCAAGAACGAGCTGATGCTGCTCGACATGCTGGCCAATTTCGACTGGAAACGCCCGATCTACCTCACGCAGGTCTATATCCTGCAGAACTTCGGACTGATGGACTACCTCCAGTTCGACGGCTACGCCTACCGTTTCGTGCCGATCCTCACCCCGGTACGGAACGCCTACGAAATCGGCCGCATCGACCCCGACTACGCCGCGCCGCTGCTGCGCGACAAGTTCCGCTACGGCAACCTCTCGGACCCGGACATCTACTGCGACTACTTCATCCAGTACAACCTCTCGGCCTCGCACGCCCGGGAAGCCTTCGCCCGCGTGGCCAAGGAGCTGTTGCGGCAGAACCGCGTGGAGGAGGGCGTCGAGCTGCTCGACCTGGGGCTCGAACGGCTCCCGACCTCGCAGATCCGCTTCACGGACGCCAACACCTACCCGTTCCTCGAGGCCTACTACGCCGCTTCGGCGCTCGGTGCGCCGGATGCCGCCGGGAAGGGCGACGCCCTGCTGCGCGAATACGCCCGGACGCTCATCGAGTACATCGAGTACTACCTGCAATTCGAGGGAGCGCAGGGCGACATGATCTCGGGTGCGCTCGACGAGAAGCTCGACCAGTTGGGCGACGTTTACTACCTGGCCAGCTACGCCGGACGCCGCGACGTGGTGGCCGAGCTGAACGACTACTACCGTTCGCTGGGCGTCTCGGAGGAGAACCTGCTCGACGCAGGCGACAAGCCCCACGGCGACACGGTGCAGATAGTGACCGCCGGGGAGTGACCGCCGGGGCGAAACGCCCGGCGGACAGGGCCAGCCGGCCAAGCCGGAAAAAGGTTGCAGCCAAAACTGCAACCTTTTTTCATTACGGCCTTTCTGCACCGCCTGCCGCCGGACGGCCGGTCCGGACGCCGGATGCTCCGGACTCCGGACCGGGCCGAAAACAGGACGGTCCCGGATTCCCGGGACCGTCCTGTCTGTCGTCACCGCCCTCGCGGGCACGGAGCACGCGCACGACTACCGCGCTCCGGAACCGGAGGGACCGCCCTGCGGACCTTCCTCCCCGCCGGAGGCCTTGCCGCGCTTATTGTAGAGGAAACGCTTGATCTTGTGCGTCGGGGTCTTGACGAACTCCTCCTTCTCCTCGACGACCTCCGAGATGCGCGAGAAGCGGCTCACCTTGGCATTCACGAAATCCATGATCTCCTTCTTGAGCTGCTCGGTCTTGGCCTCCCACGCCTCCTTCTGCGTCGCCCACTCCTCGCGCCAGTCGTCGAGCATCGCCTCGATCTCCTCGCGGTTGAAATGCACCAGCGCCACCAGACGCCCCTCGTGCTCGGTGACGATCGAATCGGCGATGCAGACGTGCGAGTTGAGCACGCTCTCGATGTCCTCGGGATAGATGTTCTCTCCGCCCGGGCCGACGATCATGTTCTTCAGGCGGCCTTTGATATAGAGCCACCCGTCCTTGTCGAACTCGCCCAGGTCGCCCGTGCGGAACCAGCCGTCGGGAGTAAACGCTTCGGCCGTGGCTTCGGGATTCTTGTAATAGCCCAGCATGACGCTCGGCGTGAGCGCCACAATCTCGCCCTGGCGCGTCCGGGCATCGACGTTCTCGAGCCGCAGCTCGACGCCCGGCGCCTGCGGTCCGGTCGATCCGAGGCGCACCTGCGCCGGCGCGGCCCCGGCCAGCAGCGGCGCGGTCTCGGTCAGTCCGTAACCGATGGCATAGGGCACGCGGGCCTCCAGAAGGAACTGCTCGGCCCCCCGGTCGAGCTTCGCGCCGCCGATTCCGAGGAAACGCAGCCGGCGCCCGAAGAGCTTCATCAGCTTCTTGCCCGCCACGCGGTGCAGGTAGCGGCGCATGAACCCCACGCGGTAGAGCGTGCGCCAGAAGCCGTTGGAATTGAATTTGGCCAGCACCTGGTGGCGGTAGATCTTTTCGATGATGAGCGGCACGATGAGCATGACCGTGGGCCGTACCGACCGCAGGGCCGGCATCAGCGCCGAGGCCGTGGGCGGACGGTCCAGATAGACCACCCGCGCGCCCATCGAGAAGGGGTAGATCATGCCGATCGAGCATTCGTAGGTATGCGACAGCGGCAGCACCGAGAGAAACGTGTCCTCGCCGCCGATGGGGAAGATCGCGGACGACATGTCCACCTGCGCGCAGAGCGCCCGGTGGGTGAGCATCACCCCCTTGGGCTTCGAGGTCGTGCCCGAGGTGTAGATGATGACGGCCAGATCGTCCGGCGCGGGCACGGCCGTCGTCCCCTCGCCGCGCACACGCTGCGAGATGACGCCGAGGTTTTTCGTGCGCACCACGACGTTCAGCCGCTCGATGGTCCGTTTCGAAAGGCGGGTGAACAGACGGTCGGAGACCAGCAGCGCCCGAGCCTCCGAGTGCTCGATGATCATGTCCAGCTCCTCGCCCGAGAAATCGGGCAGAATGGGCACGGCGACCATCCCCGCGGATGTCACGGCCAGGTAGCAGACGCCCCAGTTGGGCATGTTGCTGCTCAGCAGGGCCACCTTGTCGCCGGGACCGAGCCCCGCTCCGGTAAGCGTCTCCTGCACCCGGGCGATACGGCGGCCCACTTCGGCGTAGGTCAGCTCCTCGCCCTCGTACATGGAAAAGGCGATCCGCGACGCGAACCGCTCCGTGCTCTGACGGACCAGTCCGTACAGTGTATTGATCGTCATGTCAAATTTCGAATTAACGTCGTATGAATAACGCGGAATTTGTGGCGAAATTACTAATTTTCGCCTGAAAATCCCTATTTTTGGGCTAAAATATCAAAATGCTCGACCATCGGAACATCAAACGGCTCGCCGCCGGGGAGGGGTTCGACCTCTGCGGCATCGCGCCGTGCCGCCATCTGGCCGAGAACGAAGCCCGTTTCCGCGAATGGCTGGCGGCGGGCTATCAGTCGTCGCTGGACTATCTGGAACGCAACGCCGACAAGCGGTTCGACCCGCGGCGGCTGGTCGAGCGGGCCCGGACGGCGGTGGTCTGCGCCGTGGCCTACAAGAACCGCGCGAGCGAAGGCTACCCGCCCGGCTGCCGCACCCGCATCGCCTCCTATGCCTGCGCGGCGGATTACCACACGACGATCCGCGACCGCCTCCGCCGGATGCTCGCCGCGCTGAAGGCCGCCCACCCCGCACTCGAGGGGCGCGCCTTCGTCGATACGGCTCCGCTCTGCGAGAAACAACTGGCCGTGGAGGCCGGGCTGGGGTGGATCGGACGGCAGTCGCTGCTCGTCACGCCGCAATACGGATCGTTCGTACTGCTGGGAGAGCTGATCCTGACGGACGAAGCCGACGCCTACGACGCCCCGTTCGAGGGGGAGGGCTGCGGCCGTTGCCGCCGCTGTCTCGAGAGCTGCCCCACGGGGGCTCTCGTCCGCTCTCGGATGCTCGACACGGGGCGCTGCATCGCCTGCCACACCATCGAAAAGGAACCCGGCACGGAGGTGGATCTCCACGGCTGGATATTCGGCTGCGACGCCTGCCAGAGCTGCTGTCCCCACAACCTCCGCGCACCGCTCCACCGCGACCCGGCGTTCGATCCCCTCTTCGATCCCCTCGCCATGGACGAGGCGGCGTGGCTCGCGCTGGACGAAGCGCGCTTCGGGGAGCTTTTCGGCCGCACGCCCCTCACCCGCAGCGGCCTGCGGCGCATCCAGCGAAACATCCGCCGGAAATGATTCCACAACGGCCAGAGCGGAACGGTCCAGGGCTTCCGCCGCTCCCGCCCGGCCTCCGTCAAACGGAAAGCGGACTTTCCCCCTTCGGGAAAGTCCGCTTTCTCATATATCTCCGAACGGCCCTGCGGCCGACCGGTCTTCTCCGGGGTTCCGGGCCCCTTACTTCGTCAGCTCGGTCAGCGCGGCCTTGGCATTCTCGGCGGCCGGGCCGTCGGTCACCTTCCGGAAGGCGGCGATGGCCTGGTCCTTCATCTCCTTGGCGTTGTAGGCGGCGCCCAGCAGGTAGTACATCAGGCTCTTGTCGGCTGCCTCGGTCTGCGCGGCGGCAGCGGCCTCGCCCAGCTCGATCACCTTGGCGTAATCCTTCTTGCCGGCATAGGCCTGCAGACGGATATTCTGCGCCAGCGCGCTCTCGGGATTCTTCTCCAGCATCTTGTCCGCAGCGGCGATGATGCCGTCGTTGTCGCCCGCGGCCTGCAGCTTGGCTACCATGTTGTTGGTATAGAGCGTAATCATCTCCCGGGCCTTGGCGGCATCCTCCGCATACTTGGGATGCGTCTTGGCCGCTACGGCCTCATAGACGTCCATGCCCTTCTCGTACTGGGCCATGTCGCCGCTGGCCATGAACATCTCGCAGTAGCTCATCGCCAGGTTCAAAGCCATGCCCGTATTGTCGGGATCGGCCTTGTAGCCCTTCTCGAAGATGCCGGCGGCCGTCGCATAGTCCTTGCTGTTGAAGGCGTCGCCGCCCTGTATCTGGTAAATCTTGGCCACCCAGCCGTTCGACTTGCCCATCTGGGTCATGTCGCCGTAAAGCTCGGCCAGCTCGGCCGACTTCTCGAAGTTCTTCAGCGCCTCGGCGTAGTTCTTCGTCTTCAGCGAGCCGCCGCCCAGCATGAAGTAGCACTTCGGAAGCGTCGTCTTGGCCGTGGCGACCATCGAAGCGGCGTCGGGATTGTCGAGTCCCTGATCGATCACCTGTTCGAACTTGGCGGCCGCTCCCGCGAAATCCTTGGCGCCGTAAGCGGCGGCCGCTTCGTTGTAAAGCGCCGTGACGTCCTGCGCCGAGAGCGACGCGGCGGCAAACAGCGCGATTGCCGATACAAATAACTTTTTCATGTCGTGTGTTTTTCTTTAAAGTTTTTCAGTTCTTTTCTCGCTCCACACGCCCTGCCTGGTCGGACGCGTCGTTCGCAAAAGTATAAAATTTTTCTTTCTCTTCAAATACTACCCGCGCAAAAGGGCGAAAAACGAAGTCATCAGCTCTTCGCACTCCGCGGCGAGAATCCCCCGCGTCACGGAGGTCCTGGGATGGAGGACCGATTCCGAATAACGGCGGTAGCCCCTCTTCGGATCGTCGGCGCCCCACACCACGCGCCCCGTCTGCGCCCACGCGATCGCCCCGGCGCACATGACGCACGGCTCGACCGTCACGTAGAGCGTGCACTCGGGCAGGTACTTGCCCCCGACGGTCGCCGCAGCGGCCGTCAGGGCCTGCATTTCGGCATGCGCCGTGGGGTCCGAAAGCGTCTCGACGAGGTTGTGCCCCCGCCCCACGACCGCCCCGCGCGAGACGACCACCGCCCCGATCGGGACCTCCTCCGCCGCCAGCGCCTTGCGGGCCTCGTTCAGCGCCAGCCGCATGAATTTTTCGTCCATCGACCGCTGCTCCTCCTCCGTTCCGTTCGTCATATCCTCATTTTTTGGTTTTCCGGCGCGTTATTCCCGTTAAAATTGCTAACTTTGCGGGTTGCGAAGACAAAGGTAACGAATCGGAACAAAAATACAAAATACGATACCATGTACAGAACCCATACGTGCGGCTGCCTGAGAGCCTGCAACGTGAACGAGACCGTGACCCTGGCCGGGTGGGTGCAGAAAGTGCGAAACCTCGGCGCCATGACCTTCATCGACCTGCGCGACCGCTACGGGCTGACGCAGATCACGGTCGAGGAGCATTCGGCGGCGGAGGTGCGCGAAGCGGCTTCGCGCGTGGGCCGCGAATGGGTGCTCCGCGTCACGGGGCGCGTCGTCGAGCGCGAGGCGAAGAACCCCAAGATGCCCACGGGCGACATCGAAGTGGTCGCCGAGCGGATCGAGGTACTCAACGAGGCGCAGACCCCGCCCTTCACCATCGAAGAACAGTCGGACGGCGGCGACGACCTGCGTATGAAATACCGCTACCTCGACCTGCGCCGCCCGCCCCTGCAGCGCAACATGATCCTGCGGCACAAGATGGCGCAGGAGATCCGCCGCTTCCTCGACAGCGAGGGATTCCTCGAGATCGAAACCCCCTATCTGATCAAATCCACGCCCGAAGGGGCGCGCGACTTCGTCGTGCCGAGCCGCATGAACCCCAACCAGTTCTACGCCCTGCCGCAGTCGCCGCAGACGCTCAAGCAACTGCTCATGGTGGCC from Alistipes dispar carries:
- a CDS encoding AMP-binding protein, which gives rise to MTINTLYGLVRQSTERFASRIAFSMYEGEELTYAEVGRRIARVQETLTGAGLGPGDKVALLSSNMPNWGVCYLAVTSAGMVAVPILPDFSGEELDMIIEHSEARALLVSDRLFTRLSKRTIERLNVVVRTKNLGVISQRVRGEGTTAVPAPDDLAVIIYTSGTTSKPKGVMLTHRALCAQVDMSSAIFPIGGEDTFLSVLPLSHTYECSIGMIYPFSMGARVVYLDRPPTASALMPALRSVRPTVMLIVPLIIEKIYRHQVLAKFNSNGFWRTLYRVGFMRRYLHRVAGKKLMKLFGRRLRFLGIGGAKLDRGAEQFLLEARVPYAIGYGLTETAPLLAGAAPAQVRLGSTGPQAPGVELRLENVDARTRQGEIVALTPSVMLGYYKNPEATAEAFTPDGWFRTGDLGEFDKDGWLYIKGRLKNMIVGPGGENIYPEDIESVLNSHVCIADSIVTEHEGRLVALVHFNREEIEAMLDDWREEWATQKEAWEAKTEQLKKEIMDFVNAKVSRFSRISEVVEEKEEFVKTPTHKIKRFLYNKRGKASGGEEGPQGGPSGSGAR
- a CDS encoding tetratricopeptide repeat protein, translated to MKKLFVSAIALFAAASLSAQDVTALYNEAAAAYGAKDFAGAAAKFEQVIDQGLDNPDAASMVATAKTTLPKCYFMLGGGSLKTKNYAEALKNFEKSAELAELYGDMTQMGKSNGWVAKIYQIQGGDAFNSKDYATAAGIFEKGYKADPDNTGMALNLAMSYCEMFMASGDMAQYEKGMDVYEAVAAKTHPKYAEDAAKAREMITLYTNNMVAKLQAAGDNDGIIAAADKMLEKNPESALAQNIRLQAYAGKKDYAKVIELGEAAAAAQTEAADKSLMYYLLGAAYNAKEMKDQAIAAFRKVTDGPAAENAKAALTELTK
- a CDS encoding glycosyltransferase family 117 protein, whose product is MTFFKRWNNIVGWAVFAIAAMVYLLTMEPVSSLWDCSEFIATSYKLEVGHPPGAPLFMMLARLATLFAFGNPDYVGIAVNTMNSLASAFCILFLFWTITHLARRMMTRGGAPSPAQTWAALGAGAVGALAYTFTDTFWFSAIEGEVYALSSMFTALVVWLMLKWEEQADQPHASRWIVLIAYLMGLSIGVHILNLLTIPTLAFIYYFRTTDRVTWRGVAWTTLAAGAVLVFINNIIIPYTVWIGAQIDTLAVNTLGLPVNSGMVVFALALILGLGWASWKAHRRGRVVLNILLLSTTMILVGFSSYASMTIRAAANPPMNSNNPNNPHALLAVLNRDQYGSRPLLYGPYFSAPPEALVEKEVTYLDEDGRYKTARIPSHYTHAPEFMHLFPRMWDANKDEREYKQWGAYRTRTEIARDENGEAVRDEQGRPVRQEVLDFGRRRTYTDSYGDTRAVTEPTFGENLHYFFNYQLSYMYWRYFLWNFVGRQSDIQPTRTTITDGNWLSGIKWIDEKYLGPQENLPREVAGNKGRNTYYFLPFLLGLVGLLYQLNRDPRNFSIVMWLFIMTGIALVFYFNTSPGEPRERDYVYAGSFYAFSIWIGFGVLALRELFARLTGRDTAATVAATAVCMAVPAILAAQNWDDHDRSGRYMARDIGWNYLQSTLPNSIIINYGDNDTFPLWNNQEVYGVRPDVRIMNTSYLGGEWYIDEMKTRANDAPGVPFSLPKSKYTHTNDYIPVYDIVDHPVDIREVIDFVRSEDPRSKTALSDGTPTDYIPCKRIALPVNKENAIASGIVAEKDRDQMVDTVYINLKKNALAKNELMLLDMLANFDWKRPIYLTQVYILQNFGLMDYLQFDGYAYRFVPILTPVRNAYEIGRIDPDYAAPLLRDKFRYGNLSDPDIYCDYFIQYNLSASHAREAFARVAKELLRQNRVEEGVELLDLGLERLPTSQIRFTDANTYPFLEAYYAASALGAPDAAGKGDALLREYARTLIEYIEYYLQFEGAQGDMISGALDEKLDQLGDVYYLASYAGRRDVVAELNDYYRSLGVSEENLLDAGDKPHGDTVQIVTAGE
- a CDS encoding nucleoside deaminase; its protein translation is MTNGTEEEQRSMDEKFMRLALNEARKALAAEEVPIGAVVVSRGAVVGRGHNLVETLSDPTAHAEMQALTAAAATVGGKYLPECTLYVTVEPCVMCAGAIAWAQTGRVVWGADDPKRGYRRYSESVLHPRTSVTRGILAAECEELMTSFFALLRG
- the queG gene encoding tRNA epoxyqueuosine(34) reductase QueG, with the translated sequence MLDHRNIKRLAAGEGFDLCGIAPCRHLAENEARFREWLAAGYQSSLDYLERNADKRFDPRRLVERARTAVVCAVAYKNRASEGYPPGCRTRIASYACAADYHTTIRDRLRRMLAALKAAHPALEGRAFVDTAPLCEKQLAVEAGLGWIGRQSLLVTPQYGSFVLLGELILTDEADAYDAPFEGEGCGRCRRCLESCPTGALVRSRMLDTGRCIACHTIEKEPGTEVDLHGWIFGCDACQSCCPHNLRAPLHRDPAFDPLFDPLAMDEAAWLALDEARFGELFGRTPLTRSGLRRIQRNIRRK